Part of the Anguilla rostrata isolate EN2019 chromosome 10, ASM1855537v3, whole genome shotgun sequence genome, GCAGCTGGGCGGTCCGCTCTTGCTCCTTCTGCACCTCAGCCAATGCCGTGAGGGGGAACAGGGACGTGGGGCCTGAGAGAGCACAGGAAGCAGCCACGATAACCACGTCCGtgacacacacctgcgcacacctGCGCAGCTACATCACTCAGACAGGAGACCCAGGGCTCAGAAACAAGACTTTCAGGAGAATGCAGGGACAGGAATCCTCAAAGCAAAGGAGTTTATGGTAAAATGAGAGGAAGTACCTTCGTCTTCTAAAAAGTTCCGCTTTCTGTTCAACTCAGACTGGTTCTTGCGGAGCTGATCTTCCAGGATTATCAGATTGCAGCGTAAATTGTTTATCTCAGTGATCAGTGTTGCATTTTCCTACATGGCATtattagaaagaaaaacattatgaAGTGTTCATCTATTCTGCAAATTTCTATGAAATAAAACTCAAGATGGGAAATTACCAATGACATCCTTACATAGGATTCTGACTCTTTATTCAGAACAGTTCAGAAGGGTACTAATTAGCATTTCTAAGATCTGAGAAGCATAATGTCACATTTCAGCAGTAAAGTACTGAGGCATTAGCCAGTAACAGGGTCACACTGACCTTCATGGTCTTCATAGTGGAAGCCTGGCGCGTTTCCGTCTCCCTGGCCAGCATGCTCTTGAGTGCATGAATCGCGTTCCTCGCCATTTCCTCCCGCTGATGGGGGCGAGACAAGGGCATGATCAGCGAGGCTCACCTCTTACAGCCGCGCTGCACTGACTGAACATTCCCTCTCAGTATCTCATCAGAGCTTACATGTCACTAACTTTGAAACTTTAaactattttgaaaaaaaaaaaacttttttgctaCATGAAACTTTCAGTCTGTTACTTCTTTAGCCAATGTTTTAATGCTGTTGCAAAAATTCCTGcatatgaatttgaatttaaacagACTCTGAAATCTGActaatgaatttaaattttctCTGAAACCCTCAAGCCAAACTAACCAACCAACTTTACTAACACACCTCACATAAAACCTGACGAATGCTCTCCTGAGAGTCGGAGTCCAGCCGCTGGATGAACTCCTGCATCAGAAACACAATCAGCCTCACATGGCAACGCAAACTCACACCCTGCACATTGCTATACTTCTGAGAAACATTCATATCAACTACagctaaatttaaaatatcaattagAAAGAATGAGTGGAAGTGCAGGAATTCATTCACTTCCTTGGTAATGAATTTTAAACACCCTTCACCCCCTCGAAAATCTTTTCGGGCTGGCCACAATAAAACGCTGTTGCTAGGGAAAAGGTCTCTGGATGCTGCTTCAGGCTGGCAGAGCGCACAGGTGTCTCACCACATCGGACGGCTCCAGGTAGGTGCTGTGGAGCTTCCATATCCCTTCCTTCAGTCTCCGGGGGTCCTGGATGAACTCCACACAGTGGTGAAGGTCCGACTTGAAGCTCCACATCCGAGACTCCATGTTGCTCAGCTgaaaggaggaggggtggggcacAGACCTTCTCTTTAACACAACCCCAGTCACAGTATGGCAAGGTCACAGGAAACAATGTTAGCCACAATATGGCTCTTCTAATGGTCCTCGTGAGTTCACTGAAAGTGTCCTAATTCTTGTTGAAATTTTGCCTGCATGAGGCGGAATCCTCAGGGTTATTAGAAGAGCTTTTGAATGTGAGTGTTGGGCTTTTGGGAGCAAAGCAGGGAGTAAATAACATAATGTGGCATTACTGTGTCACCACCAACGTGGCAGTAATGTGGCAGTAATGTGGCATACGCCCTGTTTAATGTGTCAGACAGTACAGCGTTATTTTCATGCGTAAGGGCCCTCTTATCagtgtgtacagtaagtgtCCTTGTCTACAGTGGTACTCTGGTCACACACATACCTTTTGCATTTCTCTACGCTTATCTGTATCTGAGACCTTCAGTTTCACTTTGAGTTCTGATATTATCAGCTTCATCTTGGTGTTCTCCGTTTTGAACATCTCCAGTTCACCCTCCAtctatgtgaaaacaaaaagaaacaggtCTAAATTAATTTTTCCCGCTAGCAACGGTCATTACCAATCAGTCCCTTGGCTCTTTATGTGAATCCCCTTTACTGTAGGGAgtgcacccacccacccatctccACCCatctccacccacccacccatatAACAAGGTACAATCATTGACATTTGAAAAATCTTCAGAGCTCCAACATGTATTCAATAATCCTTCATTCcataaacagcaaaaacaaaatgaggtATTTGTATATGCAAATGTACTCAGTATAAGTTCAGATAGTTCTTGGTGTCTTTACCTCCTGGATCTGCTCCTTCATCTCTTCGATGATCTTCTCATTGGGCTCGACTTTATTCAGCAGCTCTTTGATTTTGTAGTCCATGAGAAATTTGGACTTATCGAGGTCTGTGATCATGTTCCTCAGTTCACTGATACACTTCTCCTGTAGAGACACACTGTATGCTAGTGCTTCACCACCATACACACTTCTGCTGCAGGGACACACTGTATGCTAGTGCTTCACCACCATACGCACTTCTGCTGCAGGGACACACTGTATGCTAGTGCTTCACCACCATACGCACTTCTGCTGCAGGGACACACTGTATGCTAGTGCTTCACCACCATACGCACTTCTGCTGCAGGGACACACTGTATGCTAGTACTTCAGCACCATACACACTTCTGCTGCAGGGACACACTGTATGCTAGTGCTTCACCACCACACGCACTTCTGCTGTAGAGACACACTGTATGCTAGTGCTTCAGCACCATACGCACTTCTCCTGCAGAGACACACTGTATGCTAGTGCTTCACCACCATACGCACTTCTGCTGCAGGGACACACAGTATGCTAGTGCTTTCCCCTCCATTTGCTACATCAGTGCACAGCAAGCTTGGCAAAAGACACAAACATCTCACAGTTAATTCAGGCTTGTGGGGCTCCAACACTGATTAAGAGcagaaatttaaatgtattccaTACAGTGTCTTGTCTTAAGTTTTCTTAGCGTAGTTCTTTGAAATTGCACTGATGCACTTACAGGGTCTAATCCTTTCACTGGCAACTTCTAAACACTAAGTAAGCTATTGATTTAGCCTCAGCAAATACATTTATAGAGCCTCGTGATTTCAGAGCACTGCTACACTGAagtaattaaacagaaaatataaaaagggaCTAAGAAGAAGGGTGTGGCTGATATTTTTCTCACAGAATCTACCATGTATTCAGCATACCTTCTCCTCAATATTGCTGTTCCTCAGTTTGATCTCATTCTTAAAGCCCACAATGTCCTTCTTTAAGGCATCGATGACATTCTGACGCTTCTGAAGTTCCAGTTTCAGTTTCTCGATCTCCGTGTTCTTGTTGCTCATCTCCTTCTGCACATGACTGGCCTATAAGGACAAAACGTGAAACAGAAACATGGAGAATGACTTTCCCCCCACACATAAATGGCCCTGAATAGTACAGGCTGTCCCTCACTGTGAAACttaaacaaagacacacatgacacagacacagatacattaCAGAAACAGGCTGAGCGACACCAGAGACCTTTTTCCTCATGATGCCGGTCTCGTCCCGGTACTCGGTGGCGATGGCCTTCTCTTTCTGTAGCTCGTGCTCATATCTGCAGCGGATGTCCAGGATCTCTCGGTCCGCGTCTTCCTCCATCATCTTCTTCATCACCTCAtactcctgctgctgctgatgggaCACGCTTTCGCTCTGGGGCACAGCGTGAAGAGGAAGGACAGAGGAAGGACAAAGAGGAACGACAGGTAAGACTGACCATGTGGACACTGTCCTCTGCCCTAAAAGCGTTTGTTCTTGATCCTACATTCCTTGTACACAGAAAGGTGCTATCACAATGAGCCTACTTTCCTATTTATCAGCCATATTCCTGAGTGGTCACTGCTGTTAGCTTAGCGATGTTCTCCCCCAACCCCATGCTCCTCAATGCTCACTGCTGTTAGCTTAGCGATGTTCTCCCCCAACCCCATGCTCCTCAATGCTCACTGCTGTTAGCTTAGCGATGTTCTCCCCCAACCCCATGCTCCTCAATGCTCACTGCTGTTAGCTTAGCGATGTTCTCGCCAACCCCATGCTCCTCAATGCTCACTGCTGTTAGCTTAGCGATGTTCTCCCCCAACCCCATGCTCCTCAATGCTCACTGCTGTTAGCCTAACAATGTTCTCCTGCAGCCTGGACTCGTAACGTCCAGTTAGGTCCTGGAGCACCCGTCTGTGGCTGTCCTCAATCTTGTGGAGTTTGGACTCATactcctccagcttcttctgGGAGTTGAGCTGCATGGCGTGGGAGACCTCGTACTCGTGAGTCAGCTTCCGGTACGTATCCGCCTCTGGAGAGCGCCACACGGAGGAACACAAGAGAATGACAGCACTCCATACTGCCCTCCATTCAGGGATTGGCAATTCTTGTATGCAGCCATTTGTTGCCAGCAATCGCCCTGGCCTATTTagcaaattagctgaatatACCAATGCTGGTTTGACTGAAGATtagaccacagtaaaatgtttcatgtagGGACACAAGCAATCTTCATGATTTTATGAGTGGTTTCTTTGCATATATTAACTTGTAGCATGGGCTTACTTAAAATTCGAAGCTCTCTGGTGTTCTTCTCCACCACTGCTTCCATTGTCTCCTCGTGGAACAGCTCCAGCCTCTCATTCTCAGTTGTAAGAACctacaaaacatttcacagatcATCAGGTTGTGCCATGTTATTAAACTCGGGTCTCACAGAGTCTTACGTGACGTTCTCAGCCCACCTCGTTGTTGGTTTTCAGGTTCTCAATCTCCTCGGTGTACTTCTCCGTCATCTTCCGCACTTCCCGCTCGTGGTCCATGTCCTTGAAGCAAAGCTGAAATCTGTTGTCTATTTTCAGTTCCTTCACTTGAGTCCTGAGCTCCTGCATGAGCCGGTTCTGGAGAGTTTGTAAATAGAAGATGAGAAGGTgattatttcataaatattatttcagaaatatacacTATGATTACACATATATTACCAAATGTGCAACCTGTTGTGTTCTGGCAGTCAATGGGCGTGTGTACCTTTTCCTCTAGGTCAGACTTGGTGATGAAGATCTCCTCCAAGTAGCACAACTCCATGTCCTTCTTCAGACCATACCTCTCCCAGACAATCTTCCAGATGAACAGGCAGCCGTCCTCTGATACAGTCAGCAGGAAGTGGTCATCAAATGTGACGATCATCTGGGGACATCGAAAATTCAGTGTTGTGAGAATCTTTAAGGACAGAATAAAACTGATatgtaatgaaaatgtgttttcctataaaagacattttttttctccagtatAAAAATGAATCCAGAAGGTCTTGCTTTTCTGTGTTCGGTCATGAAATGGACAGGCACCTTGGTAATAGGAGCAGTGTGGCCCTGGCCCTGGTACAGGAAGTTCTTCGGTTCAAACAGGGGACAGGATATGGCCATCACGGCTCCAGTAGTGGTGCCACAGAACAGCACCCTGCCGGACCGGGACAGGGCCATCGTTGTGTAGGTGACGTCACCGGTTGGCACTTCAGCCAGGATCTACGAAACAGAGAACAAAAGCACGGAGGACATCTGAGATCTATACCCAAAGTAAAACAGTTGAAATGGAAACATAGATATCTGCCTACTTGCAGGAAGAAACAGTCTCACTCATTCAAAAACCCCTGCCTTACGGTTTGCTCATGTGTTCATAAGCTGTGAAAGTCTACTTCCAACCATTTCAACAAAAGTAATGATAGCGTCATGTGAATTTTATGACAtatatgattgtttcattttaatttcaacattAACATTATATGGGAAACATGCTTCATTGAGATTGCTGTTTCACAATCAACACACGTCCATGAAGAAACTTGAGATCATTTTCATATACCTTGGCATCATGAATCTCTCTCAGGGTAAAGTCTGTTCCCACAACAAAGACGATCTTGCTGTCGGGGGAAATGGCAACACTAGTGTACATGTAAGACGTGTGGACGATCTCTAACTGCAGCTCGCCGGTGATGACGTTCCACTCATAAACAGCACCATCCACATCAAGCGACACCAGCTTTCTGTCATCTTCACTCCAATCGATGGACTGAACCTGAGACAGCATATCAATCATCTTGGTAAAAACTGCACCCATTTCACCATTTTGTCTGTCCAAAACCATTAAAGTGCTACTTTGCATGTACAGTGGAGTCCAGAAGtttagacagtgacacaattttagtTGAGTCTGCACACTTTTATATATCGTAGTAACTCTACTCTCACCTTTTTCTTGTGACCCGTAAGTTTCAGGACTTTTTCCAGTGTTGTAGTGGAGAAAAAGTGAATGTCGGTTCCACAGGCGACTGCAAACACGTGCCCCCCATGGCTGAACCCACACTGGGGGggcgtgaggggggggaggaatcaCACAACAGCAAGTCATTAAAGGACACACTCACCCTTTAATATAAATGTGAACAGGCATTAGGCAGCAAGAGCCAATTTGGTCAGTACACAGCAGAATGTGTGGAGAGTTTGTCCTCCCCCAGGGCACACCTCTCTACACCCTGCCAGAGGGAACTCCTTGAAGGTTCTGACGTCATCGATAAGCAAGTTCAGCAAAAGCAGCTTTTTTAGGAAGACGACCAGGATGGAGAGACCGGTGGGGTGGAGTGCTATGCTGAGCGGAACCTCACAGAACACCTTGCAGAGCTCCAGCGTCCTGGGAGAACACACGCAATCAAGAGAGAAGATCCATGTTCAATTATTTATATATGGCTATAAAATCTTCAATGCTCAACTTCTGTAAAGTAGCGGACATCTCTTAAACAAAACACTgatcattcatattttattaatttcatttcgGCCTTAAACAGACACTGGAATATGTCACGTCTTCATGTACATTAATTCAGAAGTTCTGTGATAGAAGGTGCAAATGACAGTGCCTACGCTGGAAATAAGAGAGCACTTCTGCACTTTTCTGTTAAAAATCTGTCGTAGTTTTGAAGTTATGGTTTGGTTAAGATCCAGTGAAGAGGTATGCAGTGACACTGCATGTTGACCATACCTGGTCTCGAAGTTCCAGATGCGGACCGTGCGGTCCTTGGAGCAGGTGGCCAGGAGCGGTTTCTGAATGCAGATGGACAGACCGGTAACGGCACCACAGTGGAAGGAGTGGGACAGGAACTGAAACTGGGGTTGGTCCTTCTCCTAAAAAATAAGAGCCAGATTAGCCTTCATTCGCTGACCGAGGGGACGTCAGCACCGTAtgaactgagcatgctcatcGGAGCGTTACCGAGGTCAAGTCCACGGTGTAGAGCTGCCCAAGGTCAGTGCCGACTGTCAGGCTCTTCTTCAGTGGACTAACACACATGGAGGCAATCTCCTGCTGCACAGCTAGGATGGGATCGTTGCTATAGATATCAAACGGGATCTGgaaaacatacacataaatcatacacataaaaacactCAAATCTACTGGTTTCCTAGTGACATAATTACTAAGAGATATATGTAGAACACATACAGGGAAGTCCTATCCAGACCACTGgcagttttaaaataagatttagACAAATCCAATCAATTTAAACCTTCTATTTAGACCAAAATCAGGGGACAAATGGGACAGACTTGTGCAAACACAGAAGTGTAAACAGGGCCTGATATTAGTTTGAAATAGGCTTAGTATTACTGAAATCAGAATAATGTTTTCACAAAGAGAAGACCCAGGCACCCGGATCTCTCTGGATATCCTGTAGATGTCCGTATCCTTCGTCTTCTGGAACAGATAAACCAACCCTGGTCCAGCGGAGCAGGCAAAGCCCTTGGAGTAGGCAGCGATGGCTGTGACATGGATGTCTTCCTGCTTCTGCTCCTCTAACCTAAAGGACAGAAATAGATCACTAGTCTGGGAGTAATGCCTGCAATTCGAGCAAAAGCCACTGTGTGTCACTGTATCTCCACTAGTGCGGGAATTCTGACCATGGAAAACGCTAATGTCAATTTCCAGTCTCAATTCCCCCAGCCTTAAATCAATGATTAActgtttttaatggaaatgctcaatgacatttcatttgtcaggctttaaacataaaatatgtttatatccTCTGCCAAGCATCTGGCAAATAAaaagcaatgtaatgtaatcacacTCTCCTACGTACCGTTCAGGGTCCTGTATGGTTCTCAGGTCTGTCCTCCACAGCAGGTCTTGGTACCTGAAGAGGAGCAGTTGGCCCCTGTCAGTGCCCATCAGCACCTCGCTCTCAGACACCCAGTCATAGGACAGGTAGTGGTGGGGCTCCTGCCTCTTGCTGTTGGTCTGTTTCAGGGTCCCCTCCACATAACTGAAGAACTTGAACACGCCATGTCCACACACAAAGACCTGAGTATTGTCCTGAGGATTGAAGCTCacctgtataaaataaagaattaaattaataaagggTGTGCGTAAAATATTCACACTTCACCCGTATTCAGTGCTGCAGGCAGTAAACCGTAACTTGTGTAAAACGCTCCGGGCCAATGTTTTGTGGGTGGTGATGTAGCACAATGGGCTGGGAGCTGGGCTTGTGACTCAAAGGCTGTGGGTTCAGCTGAACGCTGGGAGGCTGCTGTTCTACCCCTGAGTGAGGTACTTAACTCACGCCTCCTTAGCTCACACAACAAAACTTATCATTAGGGGGAATAACTGTGTTAATGTTGTCATAGTC contains:
- the LOC135233651 gene encoding cilia- and flagella-associated protein 57-like isoform X2, producing the protein MSAVASAQPHFVFGTQARVPNSLAYFDEQTIIFPSGNNCVFYDTHRKCQRFVTATEKSQGLQALAISPDRLYLAVSERGEKSTVTVYELQQDYMRKRKVLSGEGLLQVFVCMAFSHDSQYLIGQSGEPDWTLFLWIWQKNKLIPTIKTGGPTSPICKVSFNPQDNTQVFVCGHGVFKFFSYVEGTLKQTNSKRQEPHHYLSYDWVSESEVLMGTDRGQLLLFRYQDLLWRTDLRTIQDPERLEEQKQEDIHVTAIAAYSKGFACSAGPGLVYLFQKTKDTDIYRISREIRIPFDIYSNDPILAVQQEIASMCVSPLKKSLTVGTDLGQLYTVDLTSEKDQPQFQFLSHSFHCGAVTGLSICIQKPLLATCSKDRTVRIWNFETRTLELCKVFCEVPLSIALHPTGLSILVVFLKKLLLLNLLIDDVRTFKEFPLAGCRECGFSHGGHVFAVACGTDIHFFSTTTLEKVLKLTGHKKKVQSIDWSEDDRKLVSLDVDGAVYEWNVITGELQLEIVHTSYMYTSVAISPDSKIVFVVGTDFTLREIHDAKILAEVPTGDVTYTTMALSRSGRVLFCGTTTGAVMAISCPLFEPKNFLYQGQGHTAPITKMIVTFDDHFLLTVSEDGCLFIWKIVWERYGLKKDMELCYLEEIFITKSDLEEKNRLMQELRTQVKELKIDNRFQLCFKDMDHEREVRKMTEKYTEEIENLKTNNEVLTTENERLELFHEETMEAVVEKNTRELRILKADTYRKLTHEYEVSHAMQLNSQKKLEEYESKLHKIEDSHRRVLQDLTGRYESRLQENIVRLTASESVSHQQQQEYEVMKKMMEEDADREILDIRCRYEHELQKEKAIATEYRDETGIMRKKASHVQKEMSNKNTEIEKLKLELQKRQNVIDALKKDIVGFKNEIKLRNSNIEEKEKCISELRNMITDLDKSKFLMDYKIKELLNKVEPNEKIIEEMKEQIQEMEGELEMFKTENTKMKLIISELKVKLKVSDTDKRREMQKLSNMESRMWSFKSDLHHCVEFIQDPRRLKEGIWKLHSTYLEPSDVREEMARNAIHALKSMLARETETRQASTMKTMKENATLITEINNLRCNLIILEDQLRKNQSELNRKRNFLEDEGPTSLFPLTALAEVQKEQERTAQLRVEPLKRPSQGAEGQAKPGQPPHGGKEPQSMPETGALPSPPS
- the LOC135233651 gene encoding cilia- and flagella-associated protein 57-like isoform X1, with product MSAVASAQPHFVFGTQARVPNSLAYFDEQTIIFPSGNNCVFYDTHRKCQRFVTATEKSQGLQALAISPDRLYLAVSERGEKSTVTVYELQQDYMRKRKVLSGEGLLQVFVCMAFSHDSQYLIGQSGEPDWTLFLWIWQKNKLIPTIKTGGPTSPICKVSFNPQDNTQVFVCGHGVFKFFSYVEGTLKQTNSKRQEPHHYLSYDWVSESEVLMGTDRGQLLLFRYQDLLWRTDLRTIQDPERLEEQKQEDIHVTAIAAYSKGFACSAGPGLVYLFQKTKDTDIYRISREIRIPFDIYSNDPILAVQQEIASMCVSPLKKSLTVGTDLGQLYTVDLTSEKDQPQFQFLSHSFHCGAVTGLSICIQKPLLATCSKDRTVRIWNFETRTLELCKVFCEVPLSIALHPTGLSILVVFLKKLLLLNLLIDDVRTFKEFPLAGCRECGFSHGGHVFAVACGTDIHFFSTTTLEKVLKLTGHKKKVQSIDWSEDDRKLVSLDVDGAVYEWNVITGELQLEIVHTSYMYTSVAISPDSKIVFVVGTDFTLREIHDAKILAEVPTGDVTYTTMALSRSGRVLFCGTTTGAVMAISCPLFEPKNFLYQGQGHTAPITKMIVTFDDHFLLTVSEDGCLFIWKIVWERYGLKKDMELCYLEEIFITKSDLEEKNRLMQELRTQVKELKIDNRFQLCFKDMDHEREVRKMTEKYTEEIENLKTNNEVLTTENERLELFHEETMEAVVEKNTRELRILKADTYRKLTHEYEVSHAMQLNSQKKLEEYESKLHKIEDSHRRVLQDLTGRYESRLQENIVRLTASESVSHQQQQEYEVMKKMMEEDADREILDIRCRYEHELQKEKAIATEYRDETGIMRKKASHVQKEMSNKNTEIEKLKLELQKRQNVIDALKKDIVGFKNEIKLRNSNIEEKEKCISELRNMITDLDKSKFLMDYKIKELLNKVEPNEKIIEEMKEQIQEMEGELEMFKTENTKMKLIISELKVKLKVSDTDKRREMQKLSNMESRMWSFKSDLHHCVEFIQDPRRLKEGIWKLHSTYLEPSDVEFIQRLDSDSQESIRQVLCEREEMARNAIHALKSMLARETETRQASTMKTMKENATLITEINNLRCNLIILEDQLRKNQSELNRKRNFLEDEGPTSLFPLTALAEVQKEQERTAQLRVEPLKRPSQGAEGQAKPGQPPHGGKEPQSMPETGALPSPPS